A genomic stretch from Lathyrus oleraceus cultivar Zhongwan6 chromosome 2, CAAS_Psat_ZW6_1.0, whole genome shotgun sequence includes:
- the LOC127119206 gene encoding putative U-box domain-containing protein 50, producing MDATQKEKIYVAIGDDAQDGFNTLNWALQKWNSHPISIVILHVTHSISKDYVYTPFGKLPARSLNDEKLEALRKDEKERIKKLFSKYIAFCGKVSVKILEIEKFDEPVQKHVIDMINELEITKLVMGFSFMKPSLKSKGAISGLFYVHQHKPSLCELFIICGGKQVFLRGNSDEKIMEDDSGVMVAKMKDKVTFKDWLDKMFSDKISDYSQNRLSASPSSTNLVQNQWEFYLQDMENYHQELLLSSNLEEGIYVQENDDLHVGTKIGPLVIELNNSNKNTTEKIEILRKTIELKRKEAKENIERRTKAEWAISLCNSRAEELEGRIREEVSTKENLNKELHLEKEQREEMRAEIKERKQRMNSLVELQSELSNKLQLSTISRSRAETQVERAVRERADMVREIEELRKQRDVLNRRIEFCKQKDVIGMAARLSDNGGTSCGMREYSEEELRLATDNFSQRLRLKCGREWTNVFRGRFNHSTVAIKMMASFTSLSQEDFQSKVRFVGDIRHPHLVAVVGFCSEPKCVVFEYMGNGSLQDMLFTRRRNRGLRWHDRIRIATEVCSGLGFLNSSRQMYVIHCHLSPAHVLLDRNLVAKITGFGLQECNDDDNECNVESDLRVVGVLLMQLLTGRNWDEPIEELMTMDMDRETLVNILDDMAGQWPLDLAKELVSLAMICMSMKSKPNPNLSIAKVIEELNKIRRKGDEIVAKEDRKITISGCIDREGSSDVPSVFLCPIQQEVMKNPHVAADGFSYELEAIEQWLHSGHDTSPMTNLRLKHTSLTPNYTLRSFLEEWQSNKSAQISN from the exons ATGGATGCAACACAAAAAGAGAAAATCTATGTTGCTATTGGTGATGATGCACAAGATGGATTTAATACTTTAAATTGGGCTCTTCAGAAATGGAATTCTCATCCAATTTCCATTGTTATTCTTCATGTGACTCATAGCATTTCTAAGGATTATGTTTATACACCAT TTGGAAAACTTCCAGCAAGATCTTTGAATGATGAGAAACTTGAAGCTCTAAGAAAAGATGAGAAAGAGAGAATCAAGAAGCTGTTTTCCAAATATATTGCTTTTTGTGGCAAG GTGTCAGTCAAAATTCTTGAAATCGAGAAATTTGATGAACCGGTACAGAAGCATGTCATCGATATGATAAATGAACTAGAAATAACCAAATTGGTTATGGGATTTTCATTTATGAAGCCTTCTTT AAAATCAAAAGGTGCTATTAGTGGATTATTCTATGTTCATCAACACAAACCTAGTTTATGTGAATTATTCATTATATGTGGTGGGAAGCAAGTTTTTCTAAGGGGAAACAGTGATGAGAAAATCATGGAAGATGATAGTGGAGTAATGGTTGCAAAAATGAAAGATAAGGTAACTTTTAAAGATTGGTTAGACAAAATGTTTAGTGACAAAATAAGTGATTATTCTCAGAATAGATTAAGTGCTTCTCCTTCATCAACCAATTTGGTTCAAAATCAATGGGAGTTTTATCTTCAAGACATGGAAAATTATCATCAAGAATTGTTGTTATCTTCAAATTTGGAGGAAGGAATTTATGTGCAGGAGAATGATGACTTGCACGTTGGTACAAAAATTGGGCCACTTGTCATTGAATTGAACAATTCTAATAAG AATACTACAGAAAAAATTGAGATCCTTCGCAAAACCATTGAGTTGAAGAGAAAAGAGGCTAAGGAAAATATAGAAAGACGCACAAAAGCCGAATGGGCAATTAGCTTATGCAACAGCAGG GCCGAAGAACTTGAAGGTAGAATAAGGGAAGAAGTAAGTACAAAGGAGAATCTCAACAAGGAACTACATTTAGAGAAAGAGCAAAGAGAAGAAATGAGAGCAGAGATTAAAGAGAGAAAACAAAGGATGAATTCATTAGTAGAGCTTCAATCAGAATTATCAAACAAGCTTCAACTTTCAACAATATCGAGATCAAGAGCAGAGACGCAGGTAGAGAGAGCAGTGAGGGAGAGAGCGGACATGGTGAGGGAGATAGAGGAGTT GAGGAAGCAGAGGGATGTATTGAATCGAAGGATCGAGTTTTGTAAGCAGAAAGATGTTATAGGTATGGCAGCGAGGTTGAGCGACAATGGTGGCACAAGTTGCGGGATGAGGGAGTATAGTGAGGAGGAGTTGAGGTTGGCGACTGATAACTTTTCTCAGCGGTTGAGGTTGAAGTGCGGTCGAGAATGGACTAATGTGTTTAGAGGACGGTTTAACCACTCTACCGTTGCGATTAAGATGATGGCTTCTTTTACTTCTTTGTCTCAAGAGGATTTTCAATCTAAGGTAAGGTTTGTTGGTGATATTAGGCATCCACATCTAGTTGCTGTGGTTGGCTTCTGCTCCGAGCCAAAATGTGTAGTTTTTGAATACATGGGCAATGGGAGCTTACAGGACATGCTGTTTACCAGAAGAAGAAATAGAGGCTTACGGTGGCACGATCGAATACGTATTGCGACAGAAGTATGCTCGGGTCTTGGCTTTCTGAATTCATCTCGACAAATGTATGTTATTCATTGTCATTTGAGCCCGGCACATGTCCTCCTAGACCGTAATTTAGTTGCAAAAATCACAGGCTTTGGGCTTCAAGAGTGTAACGATGACGACAACGAATGCAATGTCGAGTCAGATTTACGTGTTGTAGGGGTTTTACTGATGCAGCTTTTAACTGGAAGAAATTGGGATGAGCCCATTGAGGAGCTTATGACAATGGACATGGATAGAGAAACATTGGTTAACATTCTTGATGACATGGCAGGACAATGGCCATTGGATCTAGCAAAAGAACTTGTGAGCCTGGCAATGATTTGCATGTCCATGAAAAGCAAACCCAACCCAAATCTAAGTATTGCAAAGGTGATAGAAGAACTCAATAAGATAAGAAGAAAGGGTGATGAAATAGTTGCAAAAGAAGATAGAAAGATAACCATTAGTGGATGCATTGATAGAGAAGGCTCTAGTGATGTGCCTAGTGTTTTCCTTTGCCCTATACAACAG GAGGTAATGAAAAATCCACATGTGGCAGCAGATGGGTTTTCTTATGAGCTAGAAGCAATAGAACAGTGGTTGCATTCAGGACATGATACATCACCAATGACAAACTTAAGGCTCAAACACACATCCCTTACACCAAATTATACCCTCCGTTCCTTTCTTGAAGAATGGCAGAGCAACAAATCAGCTCAAATTTCAAATTAA
- the LOC127119208 gene encoding nucleobase-ascorbate transporter 11 isoform X1, whose product METGLNSESLNKRGGSVEPKVGPFVPKTDRNPRDLRSWAKRTGFVSDYSGEAGTSGSEKFESFQQRGRGSSSSPKIEIDPVLGRMRDNRGVEIQPASHGGVGLEENVRKENDTDAERKVGFRGNGNGGNAHGVSAVAPVTEEKDEEENVVHDEVKVNLYEEEGVEPVDGGWKGPSELNCGLTENPGFVSLIYYGLQHYLSLAGSLVLIPLVMVPVMGGTDKDTATLISTMLFLSGITTILHVYFGTRLPLVQGSSFVYLAPALVIINAQEYRNLTEHKFRHIMRELQGAIIVGSIFQCILGFSGLMSILLRLINPVVVAPTVAAVGLAFFSYGFQQAGICLEISVPQIALVLLFTLYLRGISIFGRHLFRVYAIPLSVAIVWIYASFLTAGGVYNYKGCNPDIPSSNVLTEACRKHAYTIQHCRTDVSDALSTAAWVRIPYPLQWGFPIFHFRTCIIMVIVSLVASVDSVGTYRTVSLQVNSRPPTPGVVSRGIALEGFCSILAGLWGSGTGSTTLTENVHTINITKVASRKVVELGAVFLILFSFIGKVGALLASIPQALAAAVLCFMWALTVTLGLSTLQYGQSASFRNMAIVGVALFLGMSIPSYFQQYQPESSLILPSYLVPYVAASSGPFHSGLKQVDFAINALMSMNMVVTLLVAFLLDNTVPGSKQERGVYAWSKAEDIAADASLQSEYSLPKKLAWCCCWLKCLGV is encoded by the exons ATGGAAACTGGGTTGAACTCAGAATCACTGAACAAAAGAGGTGGCAGTGTTGAACCCAAAGTGGGACCTTTTGTTCCAAAAACTGATCGCAACCCAAGAGATTTACGTTCATGGGCCAAGAGAACTGGTTTTGTTTCTGATTATTCAGGTGAAGCAGGGACTAGTGGAAGTGAAAAGTTTGAATCTTTTCAACAGAGAGGAAGAGGGTCTTCATCTTCTCCTAAGATAGAGATAGATCCAGTTTTGGGGAGGATGAGAGACAATAGGGGTGTTGAGATCCAACCAGCTTCACATGGTGGAGTTGGTTTGGAAGAGAATGTGAGAAAGGAGAATGACACTGATGCTGAAAGGAAAGTTGGTTTTAGAGGGAATGGTAATGGTGGGAATGCTCATGGAGTATCTGCGGTTGCTCCTGTGACAGAGGAAAAGGATGAGGAGGAGAATGTGGTACATGATGAAGTTAAGGTTAATTTGTATGAAGAAGAAGGAGTGGAGCCTGTGGATGGTGGATGGAAGGGACCATCAGAACTGAATTGCGGACTTACTGAAAATCCGGGTTTTG TATCTCTTATCTATTATGGCTTACAACACTATCTATCATTGGCTGGTTCACTTGTATTGATCCCATTAGTCATGGTACCGGTTATGGGTGGAACAGAT AAGGATACTGCTACTTTGATTTCTACAATGTTGTTTCTTTCTGGCATCACAACTATACTTCACGTTTACTTTGGCACCCGACTGCCTTTAGTTCAAGGGAGCTCATTTGTGTATTTAGCACCGGCGTTAGTCATTATAAATGCTCAAGAATATCGGAATCTTACCGAACAT AAATTTAGGCACATAATGAGAGAACTTCAAGGTGCTATAATTGTTGGTTCAATATTCCAATGTATCTTGGGGTTTAGTGGCTTGATGTCTATCCTACTCAG GTTAATCAACCCAGTTGTGGTTGCACCAACTGTTGCTGCTGTAGGTTTAGCGTTCTTCAGTTACGGTTTTCAACAAGCTGGCATTTGCTTGGAAATTTCTGTTCCACAAATAGCACTGGTTCTATTATTCACTCTG TATCTGCGAGGAATATCTATCTTTGGACGCCATTTATTTCGAGTTTATGCT ATTCCGTTGAGTGTAGCAATAGTTTGGATATACGCATCCTTTTTAACAGCCGGAGGTGTATATAATTACAAAGGATGCAATCCCGATATACCGAGTTCAAACGTTCTTACAGAAGCGTGTAGAAAGCATGCATATACCATTCAACATTGCAGGACTGATGTTTCAGATGCATTGTCTACTGCTGCATGGGTCAGAATTCCTTACCCTTTACAATGGGGTTTCCCTATTTTCCACTTCAGGACTTGCATAATCATGGTCATAGTGTCACTCGTTGCTTCTGTGGATTCA GTTGGAACTTATCGTACCGTGTCTCTTCAAGTTAATTCAAGACCTCCAACTCCAGGAGTTGTAAGCCGAGGAATTGCCCTGGAGGGTTTCTGTAGTATATTGGCCGGTCTTTGGGGTTCAGGTACTGGTTCAACGACTTTGACAGAAAATGTGCACACAATTAACATCACAAAGGTGGCAAGTAGGAAGGTAGTGGAACTTGGAGCAGTTTTCTTGATCCTTTTCTCATTTATAG GAAAAGTGGGTGCCCTTCTTGCTTCAATTCCACAGGCCTTGGCTGCTGCGGTACTATGTTTCATGTGGGCTCTTACCGTGACATTGGGTCTATCAACGTTACAGTATGGTCAATCAGCCAGCTTTAGGAACATGGCAATTGTTGGCGTTGCATTGTTCCTTGGTATGTCCATTCCTTCTTATTTTCAACAATACCAACCCGAGTCGAGTCTTATACTGCCTAGTTATCTGGTTCCTTATGTGGCAGCTTCTAGTGGACCATTCCATTCAGGCCTTAAACAA GTTGATTTCGCTATCAATGCTCTTATGTCCATGAACATGGTGGTTACACTGTTGGTGGCATTTCTACTGGACAACACTGTCCCGGGAAGTAAACAAGAACGAGGAGTGTACGCATGGTCGAAAGCTGAAGACATTGCCGCAGATGCCTCACTGCAATCTGAATATTCGCTACCGAAAAAACTTGCATGGTGTTGCTGTTGGTTAAAGTGTTTAGGAGTCTAA
- the LOC127119208 gene encoding nucleobase-ascorbate transporter 11 isoform X2 has translation METGLNSESLNKRGGSVEPKVGPFVPKTDRNPRDLRSWAKRTGFVSDYSGEAGTSGSEKFESFQQRGRGSSSSPKIEIDPVLGRMRDNRGVEIQPASHGGVGLEENVRKENDTDAERKVGFRGNGNGGNAHGVSAVAPVTEEKDEEENVVHDEVKVNLYEEEGVEPVDGGWKGPSELNCGLTENPGFVSLIYYGLQHYLSLAGSLVLIPLVMVPVMGGTDKDTATLISTMLFLSGITTILHVYFGTRLPLVQGSSFVYLAPALVIINAQEYRNLTEHKFRHIMRELQGAIIVGSIFQCILGFSGLMSILLRLINPVVVAPTVAAVGLAFFSYGFQQAGICLEISVPQIALVLLFTLYLRGISIFGRHLFRVYAIPLSVAIVWIYASFLTAGGVYNYKGCNPDIPSSNVLTEACRKHAYTIQHCRTDVSDALSTAAWVRIPYPLQWGFPIFHFRTCIIMVIVSLVASVDSVGTYRTVSLQVNSRPPTPGVVSRGIALEGFCSILAGLWGSGTGSTTLTENVHTINITKVASRKVVELGAVFLILFSFIGKVGALLASIPQALAAAVLCFMWALTVTLGLSTLQYGQSASFRNMAIVGVALFLASSGPFHSGLKQVDFAINALMSMNMVVTLLVAFLLDNTVPGSKQERGVYAWSKAEDIAADASLQSEYSLPKKLAWCCCWLKCLGV, from the exons ATGGAAACTGGGTTGAACTCAGAATCACTGAACAAAAGAGGTGGCAGTGTTGAACCCAAAGTGGGACCTTTTGTTCCAAAAACTGATCGCAACCCAAGAGATTTACGTTCATGGGCCAAGAGAACTGGTTTTGTTTCTGATTATTCAGGTGAAGCAGGGACTAGTGGAAGTGAAAAGTTTGAATCTTTTCAACAGAGAGGAAGAGGGTCTTCATCTTCTCCTAAGATAGAGATAGATCCAGTTTTGGGGAGGATGAGAGACAATAGGGGTGTTGAGATCCAACCAGCTTCACATGGTGGAGTTGGTTTGGAAGAGAATGTGAGAAAGGAGAATGACACTGATGCTGAAAGGAAAGTTGGTTTTAGAGGGAATGGTAATGGTGGGAATGCTCATGGAGTATCTGCGGTTGCTCCTGTGACAGAGGAAAAGGATGAGGAGGAGAATGTGGTACATGATGAAGTTAAGGTTAATTTGTATGAAGAAGAAGGAGTGGAGCCTGTGGATGGTGGATGGAAGGGACCATCAGAACTGAATTGCGGACTTACTGAAAATCCGGGTTTTG TATCTCTTATCTATTATGGCTTACAACACTATCTATCATTGGCTGGTTCACTTGTATTGATCCCATTAGTCATGGTACCGGTTATGGGTGGAACAGAT AAGGATACTGCTACTTTGATTTCTACAATGTTGTTTCTTTCTGGCATCACAACTATACTTCACGTTTACTTTGGCACCCGACTGCCTTTAGTTCAAGGGAGCTCATTTGTGTATTTAGCACCGGCGTTAGTCATTATAAATGCTCAAGAATATCGGAATCTTACCGAACAT AAATTTAGGCACATAATGAGAGAACTTCAAGGTGCTATAATTGTTGGTTCAATATTCCAATGTATCTTGGGGTTTAGTGGCTTGATGTCTATCCTACTCAG GTTAATCAACCCAGTTGTGGTTGCACCAACTGTTGCTGCTGTAGGTTTAGCGTTCTTCAGTTACGGTTTTCAACAAGCTGGCATTTGCTTGGAAATTTCTGTTCCACAAATAGCACTGGTTCTATTATTCACTCTG TATCTGCGAGGAATATCTATCTTTGGACGCCATTTATTTCGAGTTTATGCT ATTCCGTTGAGTGTAGCAATAGTTTGGATATACGCATCCTTTTTAACAGCCGGAGGTGTATATAATTACAAAGGATGCAATCCCGATATACCGAGTTCAAACGTTCTTACAGAAGCGTGTAGAAAGCATGCATATACCATTCAACATTGCAGGACTGATGTTTCAGATGCATTGTCTACTGCTGCATGGGTCAGAATTCCTTACCCTTTACAATGGGGTTTCCCTATTTTCCACTTCAGGACTTGCATAATCATGGTCATAGTGTCACTCGTTGCTTCTGTGGATTCA GTTGGAACTTATCGTACCGTGTCTCTTCAAGTTAATTCAAGACCTCCAACTCCAGGAGTTGTAAGCCGAGGAATTGCCCTGGAGGGTTTCTGTAGTATATTGGCCGGTCTTTGGGGTTCAGGTACTGGTTCAACGACTTTGACAGAAAATGTGCACACAATTAACATCACAAAGGTGGCAAGTAGGAAGGTAGTGGAACTTGGAGCAGTTTTCTTGATCCTTTTCTCATTTATAG GAAAAGTGGGTGCCCTTCTTGCTTCAATTCCACAGGCCTTGGCTGCTGCGGTACTATGTTTCATGTGGGCTCTTACCGTGACATTGGGTCTATCAACGTTACAGTATGGTCAATCAGCCAGCTTTAGGAACATGGCAATTGTTGGCGTTGCATTGTTCCTTG CTTCTAGTGGACCATTCCATTCAGGCCTTAAACAA GTTGATTTCGCTATCAATGCTCTTATGTCCATGAACATGGTGGTTACACTGTTGGTGGCATTTCTACTGGACAACACTGTCCCGGGAAGTAAACAAGAACGAGGAGTGTACGCATGGTCGAAAGCTGAAGACATTGCCGCAGATGCCTCACTGCAATCTGAATATTCGCTACCGAAAAAACTTGCATGGTGTTGCTGTTGGTTAAAGTGTTTAGGAGTCTAA